One region of Zingiber officinale cultivar Zhangliang chromosome 7B, Zo_v1.1, whole genome shotgun sequence genomic DNA includes:
- the LOC122005842 gene encoding probable 1-deoxy-D-xylulose-5-phosphate synthase 2, chloroplastic, giving the protein MEAVSVSSFMSASPAPLARTLTGSRARTNYARRIQFSVRACGGSSEASGEGKIVKAKEKGEYKIDYSGEKPPTPLLDTVNFPVHMKNLSTQELEQLASELRAEIVFSVAKTGGHLSSSLGVVELAVALHHVFSTPDDKIIWDVGHQAYPHKILTGRRSKMHTIRQTAGLAGFPKRDESEHDAFGAGHSSTSISAGLGMAVARDLQGKKNHVISVIGDGSMTAGQAYEAMNNAGYLDSNLIIVLNDNKQVSLPTATLDGPATPVGALHKALTKLQSSSKLRLLGEVATNITKQIGGQTHEIAAKVDDYARGTMSPTSSSLFEELGLYYVGPVDGHNVEDLVSIFEKVKTMPAPGPVLVHIVTEKGKGYAPAEEADDKMHGVVKFDPKTGKQFKSKSATLSYTQYFAESLIKEAELDDKIVAVHAAMGSGTGLNYFQKRFPEKCFDVGIAEQHAVTFAAGLASEGLKPFCAIYSSFLQRGYDQVVHDVDLQKIPVRFALDRAGLVGADGPTHCGAFDITYMACLPNMVVMAPSDEAELMHMVATAAAIDDRPSCFRFPRGNGIGVPLPEGYKGTPLEVGKGRVVVEGRDRVAVLGYGAIVQTCLKAAEKLREEHGVSITVADARFCKPLDAELIRRLVEEHEFLITVEEGSIGGFSSHVTHFLSLNGLLDGPLKLRSMLLPDRYIDHGAPQDQIEAAGLSSRHIAGTVLNLLGRTKDALHLQ; this is encoded by the exons ATGGAGGCTGTTTCTGTGAGCTCTTTCATGTCCGCTTCTCCGGCCCCTTTGGCGAGAACACTCACTGGTTCGAGGGCAAGAACTAATTACGCGAGAAGGATCCAG TTTTCGGTTCGAGCATGTGGCGGGAGCAGCGAGGCGAGCGGCGAGGGGAAGATCGTGAAGGCGAAGGAGAAGGGCGAGTATAAGATAGATTACTCCGGCGAGAAGCCGCCGACGCCTCTTCTTGACACCGTTAACTTCCCTGTTCACATGAAGAATCTCTCCACGCAG GAATTGGAGCAATTGGCTTCAGAACTGCGGGCGGAGATCGTCTTCTCTGTGGCCAAAACCGGCGGACACTTGAGTTCGAGTTTGGGAGTGGTAGAACTCGCCGTGGCTCTCCACCATGTGTTCAGCACCCCCGACGACAAGATCATTTGGGACGTCGGCCACCAGGCTTACCCTCACAAGATCCTCACCGGAAGGCGGTCCAAAATGCACACCATCCGGCAGACGGCGGGGCTCGCCGGTTTCCCCAAGCGCGACGAGAGCGAGCACGACGCCTTCGGCGCCGGCCACAGCTCCACCAGTATCTCCGCTGGGCTCGGAATGGCGGTTGCCAGAGACCTACAAGGGAAGAAGAACCACGTGATCTCGGTCATCGGAGACGGGTCCATGACCGCCGGCCAAGCCTACGAGGCCATGAACAACGCCGGCTACTTGGACTCCAACCTCATCATCGTGCTGAACGATAACAAGCAGGTTTCGCTGCCGACAGCGACCCTCGACGGCCCGGCGACGCCCGTCGGCGCGCTCCACAAGGCCCTCACCAAGCTCCAGTCAAGCTCCAAGCTCCGCTTGCTCGGCGAAGTCGCAACG AATATTACGAAGCAGATCGGCGGGCAAACACACGAGATCGCTGCCAAGGTGGACGACTATGCGCGGGGAACGATGAGCCCTACAAGTTCTTCCTTGTTCGAGGAGCTCGGTTTGTACTATGTCGGACCTGTGGATGGGCACAACGTGGAGGACCTGGTGAGCATCTTCGAGAAGGTGAAGACCATGCCAGCTCCGGGGCCGGTGCTGGTCCATATCGTGACCGAGAAAGGGAAGGGCTACGCGCCGGCGGAAGAGGCCGACGACAAGATGCACGGAGTGGTCAAATTCGACCCGAAGACCGGGAAGCAGTTCAAGTCGAAGTCGGCGACGCTGTCGTACACGCAGTACTTCGCGGAGTCGCTGATCAAGGAGGCGGAGTTGGACGACAAGATCGTGGCGGTGCACGCGGCGATGGGCAGCGGCACCGGGCTCAACTACTTCCAGAAGAGGTTCCCGGAGAAGTGCTTCGACGTGGGGATCGCGGAGCAGCACGCGGTTACGTTCGCCGCCGGCCTCGCTTCCGAGGGCCTCAAGCCCTTCTGTGCCATCTACTCCTCCTTCCTCCAGCGCGGCTACGACCAGGTGGTGCACGACGTGGACCTGCAGAAGATCCCCGTCCGGTTCGCGCTCGACCGCGCGGGGCTGGTGGGCGCCGACGGGCCCACCCACTGCGGGGCCTTCGACATCACCTACATGGCATGCCTGCCCAACATGGTGGTGATGGCGCCGTCGGACGAGGCGGAGCTGATGCACATGGTGGCGACGGCGGCCGCGATCGACGACCGGCCGAGCTGCTTCCGGTTCCCGAGGGGGAACGGGATCGGAGTGCCGCTTCCGGAGGGGTACAAGGGGACGCCGCTCGAGGTGGGGAAGGGGCGCGTGGTCGTGGAGGGCCGCGACCGGGTGGCCGTGCTCGGCTACGGCGCCATCGTGCAGACGTGCTTGAAGGCGGCGGAGAAGCTGAGGGAGGAGCACGGAGTGAGCATCACGGTGGCGGACGCCCGGTTCTGCAAACCGCTCGACGCCGAGCTGATCCGACGGCTGGTGGAGGAGCACGAGTTCCTGATCACGGTGGAGGAAGGCTCCATCGGAGGATTCAGCTCCCACGTCACGCACTTCCTGAGCTTGAATGGTCTCCTAGATGGACCCCTCAAG TTGAGATCAATGCTTCTACCGGACCGGTACATCGACCACGGAGCACCGCAGGATCAGATCGAGGCGGCCGGGCTTTCTTCGCGCCACATTGCCGGAACCGTTCTCAACCTTCTGGGAAGGACGAAGGACGCATTGCATctgcaataa